Genomic segment of Sphingomonas telluris:
GAACTTGCTTGTGCAGCTCGCGGCTCGTTACGGCTTTTCCAACACCAATGTCGCCCAAGAGTGGTTGGACGCTGACGCCGCAGCGCAGAGGGCGATAGAACTGGCGCCGCAACTTGGCTCCGCATACTCCGCTCTCGCCGAGCTCCAGATCGGCCGGCTCGATTTCGCGAATGGGCTCGCAAATTTGAACCGCGCCATCTCGCTTGTCCCAAACAATGCGGAAGTGCTTGCCATTGGCGCTCGTGAGCTGCCTTGGCTCAGCGACGCGAAGGAGGGCCTTCGGCTTGCAGATCAGGCCATTGCCCTCGATCCACTGAACGGGCCAACTTACCAATGGCGAGCATATGCACTGATCGTGCTTTGCCGCTTCTCGGATGCCATCGCCGCCGGAAGGAAGGTCCTGGAGGTCGCGCCCAAACAACTCACTGCGCACGCCCAGATCGGCAATTCGCTTATCGCGCTGAACCAGCTCGAAGCTGCAGCGGCTGAGTTCAAACAGATGCCAGTGGACCATCCACTGCGCATGGCCGGTGAGGCAATGATCGCCGCACGCAGAGGGCAGATCCAACAAGTCGACCGCATGATTGCGCACATGCGCTCGCTGGTGGGCCCAGCTCGGTTCCAATACGGACAGGTTTACACCCAGACAGGAAATCTGGACCGCGCGTTCGCCGAGTTCGATAAAGCAGCCGCGGCAAAGACGCCGGGAATGATCTACCTTCGGGCAGATCCGCTGATTGAGCCAATCAGACGAGATCCCCGGTATTTCGCTCTGCTTAAGCGGCTGCGCTTCCCGACCGTCTGAGAGCCTAGCGGCAGCTTTCCACCGTTGCGGACAGTCGTCATGACCGCCACGATGATCGAACGATGTCCTTCTCGTTTGCAGCGAAAACCGGCTGCGCAGTCCAACGGCCGAGCAAACTTTTGCCTCTCACCCTGGTATCAACGTCGCGTCAGCCGGGACGAACGCCGACGCCGACATTCCTCGAAAGGACGAAGGTCTGGTCCGTCTTTTTGAGGGCTCGGGTCACTCGCTTCCTTCCGATCTGAGTGGCAGCTTTCGACCCATTCCTGCCACTAGACGGTTGAACGAAGCTCCTAGCTAGGAGCTAACCCATGTACCGACCTCCGCAAGTCATAGTGGGGGCGAAGCTTCCACTCCGGCCGATGCACGTTTGGGCGGTCCGCGTGCGCCTTCAGATCGAGCGGCGCGTTCGAGACCTGGCGCTGTTCGACATCGCTTTGGACAGCAAGCTGAGAGGCTGCGACGTCGTGTCGCTATGCCTGCCCGATGTTCTTAGGGGCGGAGCATTGCGGCGGCGTGCGATCGTTATCCAGCAGAAGACCGGCAGACCCGTGCAGTTCGAGATTACTGAGCAAGCGCGGCGCTCCCTGGCGGAATGGCTCAAGGTTAGACGCGGAAATGCGAGCTGGCTCTTCCCGAGCCGAATGCATCCCGACGCCCACCTGTCCACGCGCCAATACATCCGGCTCGTGAAGTCGTGGGTTGCTCGCATCGGCCTGGAAGCAGCCGACTACGGGAGCCACAGTCTCAGGCGAACCAAGGTTTCGATGCTCTACAGGAAGACTGGCAACCTGCGGGCGTGCCAGTTGCTGCTTGGCCATACCAAGCTTGAGAGCACCGTCCGCTACCTGGGCGTCGAGTTGGATGATGCGCTGGAGCTGTCGGAGGCACTGGAAATTTAATCGTCCGGCCGATTCCTGACTAGCCATGTGTTCGCTGTCTGTTCCATCGATCCAGCGATGCGAATCGAGGATCCTTCCGACAACGGCGGCCGGGGCTGGCGGCGATTGAACGCGGAAGAGGTCCGAGCCCTCGCCTATTTGGCGATACGACTGATCGGTAAAGGCGTGAGAGCCGACCTGGCTGGTCGTAATGCGCAGAAGGCTGACGAGGCCGCCAGGAAGCTCGCTGAAGCTGTTTCAGCTCGGCTCGCTGCATACCCAATCTTTGGACCCGCGCGAGCCGCTAGAGGCCATTCGGCTGGCTCACAGCCTGACGAACACTCCTAGTGGCAGGAATGGGTGGAAAGCTGCCACTAGCGAACCGTCCGACCGAGCGAGTAGAACACGCTCGAAACCTTGGCTCTCTAGCGCGAAGCCGATCAGGCGAACGTCGGGATGACGAAGGCGCTCTCGCCATGCGCTTCGCCGTCGGGCCAGCGCTGGGTGACGATCTTGTTCTTCGTCCAGAACTTCACGCCTTCCATGCCGTACTGGTTGATGTCGCCGAAGCCCGAGCGCTTCCACCCGCCGAAGCTGTGGTAGCTGACAGGAACGGGGATCGGCACGTTCACTCCGACCATGCCGACGTTGACGCGCGCGGTGAATTCCCGGGCCGCGTGGCCGTTGCGAGTGAAGATCGCGACGCCGTTGCCATATTCATGCTCGGACGGCAGCCGCACCGCCTCCTCAAAGTCCTTGGCGCGGACCATCTGCAGAACGGGGCCGAAGATCTCTTCCTTGTAGGTCTGCATCGTCGGCTTGACGTGGTCGAAGAAGGTCGGGCCGATGAAGAAGCCTTCCTCGTGGCCTTGGAGCGTGAAACCGCGGCCGTCGACGACCAGCTCCGAGCCTTCGTCGATCGCCATCTGGATGTAGCGTTCGACCTTTTCCTTGTGCGCCTTGGTGACCACCGGGCCATAATGAGCCTCCGGGTCCGTCGAGACGCCGACGCGCAGCTTCTCGATCGCCGGGATCAGCTTTTCGCGAAGGGCGTTGGCCGTTTCCTCGCCGACCGGAACGACGACCGGGAGGGCCATGCAGCGCTCGCCCGCCGAACCGAAGGCCGCGCCGGTCAGGTCGGTGACGACCTGGTCGAGGTCGGCGTCGGGCATGACGATGCCGTGGTTCTTGGCGCCGCCGAAAGCTTGCACGCGCTTCCCGTTCGCCGTGCCGCGCGAGTAGATGTACTGCGCGATGTCGGACGATCCGACGAAACTGACCGCCTTGATGTCAGGATGGTCGAGAATGGCGTCGACCATTTCCTTGTCGCCGTGGACGACGTTGAGGATGCCGTCGGGAAGGCCTGCTTCCTTCATCAGCTCGGCAAGGCGGATCGGAACGGTCGGGTCGCGCTCGGAGGGCTTCAGGATGAAGGCGTTGCCGCAAGCGATCGCCATTCCGAACATCCACATCGGGATCATCGCCGGGAAGTTGAACGGCGTGATGCCCGCGCCGATGCCGAGCGGCTGGCGCATCGAATAGACGTCGATGCCGGGGCCGGCGCCCATGGAATATTCGCCCTTCAGCGCCTGCGGGATGCCGGTCGCGAATTCGATGACCTCGAGGCCGCGCTGAACGTCGCCCTTGGCGTCCGCAATGACCTTTCCGTGCTCGGACGAGAGCGCGTGAGCGAGCTCGTCCATGTGCGCTTCGACCAGTTCCTTGAACTTGAACATGACGCGGGCGCGGCGCTGCGGGTTGGTCGCGGCCCATGCGGGCTGGGCGGCCTTGGCGGCATCGATCGCACGCTCGAGATCGGCGGCGGTGCCGAGCCTGACCTTGGCCTGCACCTGACCCTGGTTGGGGTCG
This window contains:
- a CDS encoding tyrosine-type recombinase/integrase, giving the protein MRLQIERRVRDLALFDIALDSKLRGCDVVSLCLPDVLRGGALRRRAIVIQQKTGRPVQFEITEQARRSLAEWLKVRRGNASWLFPSRMHPDAHLSTRQYIRLVKSWVARIGLEAADYGSHSLRRTKVSMLYRKTGNLRACQLLLGHTKLESTVRYLGVELDDALELSEALEI
- a CDS encoding CoA-acylating methylmalonate-semialdehyde dehydrogenase, whose translation is MLRSIDHFIGGESFSSGERSGDVFDPNQGQVQAKVRLGTAADLERAIDAAKAAQPAWAATNPQRRARVMFKFKELVEAHMDELAHALSSEHGKVIADAKGDVQRGLEVIEFATGIPQALKGEYSMGAGPGIDVYSMRQPLGIGAGITPFNFPAMIPMWMFGMAIACGNAFILKPSERDPTVPIRLAELMKEAGLPDGILNVVHGDKEMVDAILDHPDIKAVSFVGSSDIAQYIYSRGTANGKRVQAFGGAKNHGIVMPDADLDQVVTDLTGAAFGSAGERCMALPVVVPVGEETANALREKLIPAIEKLRVGVSTDPEAHYGPVVTKAHKEKVERYIQMAIDEGSELVVDGRGFTLQGHEEGFFIGPTFFDHVKPTMQTYKEEIFGPVLQMVRAKDFEEAVRLPSEHEYGNGVAIFTRNGHAAREFTARVNVGMVGVNVPIPVPVSYHSFGGWKRSGFGDINQYGMEGVKFWTKNKIVTQRWPDGEAHGESAFVIPTFA